The proteins below are encoded in one region of Leptospira sp. WS4.C2:
- a CDS encoding TraB/GumN family protein has product MRSIKKSTPTRKSTKKGFKTTEPYLFQTIGKTEVHILGTAHVSKQSVDEVEKMIRTLKPDVICVELCESRMKSVEDPDYLKKLDIFKVFKERKMWLLLSSLILSSFQKKIGNKDIKPGDEMRKAITMGRSLKKPVIAVDREIQTTLKRSWGNVGFFSKMYLFSALLASLLVREDVSDDKIEEMKSDDILKDLFSQIPKKYESVKHVIIDERDVYLAEKIRQATEGKSVKKLLAVVGAGHLAGIERNLHTTNDLSVLDEVPKRKWWDNISIILYPVFFAGLIGYTTWSQGGEAGMDLFSKLIYIKGGLAALGALIALAHPISILLAFITAPIGTFVPIFKAGWVSALSESYLRKPLVEDFEHIAEDSETFVGFWKNRVLHIFLVFFLPQFGSTIGTFIVAGKGLKNLF; this is encoded by the coding sequence ATGCGTTCAATCAAAAAATCAACTCCCACAAGAAAATCTACCAAAAAAGGTTTCAAAACAACAGAACCTTATCTCTTCCAAACCATCGGAAAAACGGAAGTCCACATTCTAGGAACAGCCCATGTTTCCAAACAAAGTGTAGACGAAGTCGAAAAAATGATCCGAACATTAAAACCCGATGTCATTTGTGTTGAGTTATGTGAGTCTCGAATGAAATCGGTGGAAGATCCGGACTATTTAAAAAAATTAGATATATTCAAAGTATTCAAAGAAAGGAAAATGTGGTTACTCCTTTCGAGCCTCATCCTTTCTTCTTTTCAGAAAAAAATCGGTAACAAAGACATCAAACCTGGTGATGAAATGCGTAAAGCAATCACTATGGGTCGATCCTTAAAAAAACCAGTAATAGCAGTAGACCGTGAAATCCAAACTACCTTAAAAAGGTCCTGGGGAAATGTAGGTTTTTTCTCTAAAATGTATCTCTTTAGTGCTCTCCTTGCTTCTCTTTTGGTCCGAGAAGATGTATCAGACGATAAAATCGAAGAGATGAAATCGGATGACATTCTCAAAGATCTATTCTCTCAGATCCCAAAAAAATATGAATCAGTTAAACATGTCATCATTGATGAAAGAGATGTGTATTTAGCTGAAAAAATTCGCCAAGCGACAGAAGGTAAGTCAGTTAAAAAACTTCTTGCTGTTGTGGGTGCGGGCCATTTGGCCGGGATTGAAAGGAATCTTCACACAACAAACGACTTGTCCGTGTTAGATGAAGTTCCCAAACGTAAGTGGTGGGACAATATTAGTATCATTCTATATCCTGTGTTCTTTGCAGGACTCATCGGTTACACTACCTGGAGCCAAGGTGGGGAAGCTGGTATGGACCTGTTTTCAAAACTGATTTATATCAAAGGTGGCCTTGCAGCCCTCGGTGCTTTGATCGCACTAGCTCATCCGATTTCTATCCTACTTGCTTTTATCACGGCTCCCATTGGAACTTTTGTTCCCATCTTTAAAGCGGGATGGGTGAGTGCTCTTTCCGAGTCGTATTTACGTAAACCCCTTGTAGAAGACTTCGAACACATTGCCGAAGATTCAGAAACCTTTGTTGGTTTTTGGAAGAACCGCGTCCTTCATATCTTTCTCGTTTTTTTCCTTCCCCAATTTGGATCTACGATTGGAACCTTTATTGTTGCCGGAAAAGGCTTGAAGAATTTATTTTAA